Genomic window (Candidatus Desulfarcum epimagneticum):
TTAAAAATATGGCCGTTGTCTTTTAATCCCGCCCCGAAAAAAGTCCTGAAAAATGATATGATTTCTTTATAATAGCCTTCGACATACGCGGCGTGGAGGGGGGTGTCATATTCGTCTATTAAAATGACGGGCTTTTGGCTGTGATGCCGATGAAGATAGACCGACAGGTCGTAAAGGCTGGCCTCGAAAAGCTCCTCTTGGGCTTTGAGCGTTAAAACGCGGTTGAAATTCTGTTTTTGGAGATCGCTTAGAAAGTCGCTTTCCAAAAGGTAATCATGTCTTTGAAATTCGTTTGAAATGAGACGCTTGATATGCTTTAAAGATTTTTCAAAAGCCGGGGCCTTTATGTCTTTAAGGGTTAAATAGATAACGGGATATCGGCCCGCGTGGGCTTTGAACTCCTCCTCTTTTTCTATTTTCAGGCCCTGGAACAGTTTTCGCGTTTGCGCCCTGTCATCCGTGGTTTCAAAGAAATATCGCAGCATGGAAAGATTCAGGGTCTTTCCGAATCTTCTCGGGCGCGGAAGCAGGACGATTTCCGCGTCCTCGTTGAGGATCTCTTTGATCAAAAGAGATTTGTCCGCAAAATACCGGCTCTCCTCCATGACTTTTTTAAAATCGCTTATGCCGACGGGAAGCCTTTTCATTTTAAACCTTTCTTAACGGGTAAAACTCGCCCTTACGGTTTCACCCCTGTTAAAATGATCCAAACATTCCTTTTTCCTGCCCGCCTCCATAAGTAGCCTGCCTAACATCAAAAATCAAGCGGAACTTCCCGCCGACCCGGGGGCCGCAAGGGGCTCACCCTATTTGTCTGTTGACATAAGGCGCGCAGAATAATAAATTGAAGGCCACGGATGACTGCAAATGAAATTTTCATAAAAACGAGAAACTTAAAGCCGAGCGCGGCGTTGGCTTTGAACAGATTGTGATCCATATTGAACGGGGGGATGTGTTGGATTTAGTGGCTCATCCCAACCCCAAAAAATATCCCGGCCAGCGGATTATAGCATTATTGGCCTGTCCCCTTTTTCGTCCTTTTTCTGATGAAGGCCACGTAGGGTGTATTGGCGTGGTCGAGAGCTAAAACAATGCCTTCGGCGGAACCTGAAGAGAAACCCGCCTTGCCCACGGGTGTCCAATTACCCCCGACATACTTCATCACAGTAGCCTTGCCAGAGTCGGGATCACCAGGATCAGCCAGACTCGCCGCATCCTGGTAGGCCACGTAGGGCACACCAGTGGAATCAAGAGCTGCGGAGGTGTTCTCAGCTTTGCCGGCGGAGAAACCCACCTTGCCGACGGCTGCCCATGCCCCACTGTTTTTTGAATAATCCGTTATCTCAATCGCAACCCCGGCCTGCTTCTGACTGGGATATTGATCAAACAGCAGCCTGTAATCAAAACCAATCACGTCTCCATTTCTCAAATCCATATCACCCATAAATAATGTGGATAGTGACTGAGAAAGAGACAAATCCCCGTTTTGATGGATTCTGAACCCATCTGTAATCACTATATTATTTTTTGGTGAGAAAGTATGACCCGCGCCTGAGACCCGGAAAAATTCCGGAGCCGTTGTGCCGGAACCATTTTTTGCCAGAGAGCCGCCTTTTTCTAAAATTGAATCCGACAAAACAGGATCATTGTTAATGCTAAGAGTATATTCAACTCCATTTAAAGTGGCTCTGATGGGTGAGGCAAGCTCAATCATATACCCATCGGCGGCGTTAATTTTGCCGCCAAAAAAGTTCTGATCATTATCCATCACATTCACTTCCAGGGTTTCATTTTCTCCTTTTGGGTAATGATCATTTTGGGGCGCGCAACCGACCCACAACACAGCGACTCCTAAGCAAAAACAAATGATATTTTTTTTCATGGCTCGCCCTCCGAGTTTTTATTTGATCGAATCATTATATTGACCCTATGGAATTGTTGCAATATTTTTTGTCGTCTTCTTTCTAAAAATGGGATATACTCGGTCGGGGCGGATGGATAATTTTTTAAAAGGGCAAAGTGGCGAGAGAGAGGATGTTTAACAGCCACAATTTACTATCTCCTTTGTTTGTGATTTTATCCTCAACGGGGCGGGTTTTGGAGACGAAAAAACAAAGGGGAAAAACCTCACACAAGCCTATGTTGTGTGTCGATTGTATCTACCCGGGAATTTTTAATGAATCGGGAAGTTAAACTGTGGGTGATCTGAAGACGGGGCACTGCTGGCGCAATTACACACAACACTTACTTGTGTGAGTGTTTTTTTGGTGGCCTGGTGGAAAAAAAGGAAAGGCAATGGCCGGGTTGACACTGAGGCGGAGCGGGGGCGGCCGCGTCCGTAACGGAATTCACAAAAAATGGAGTGGAGGTCGCGGCCGGCGGGAGCGGGTAAAAGACATCGGACTTGAATCCGGGAAAGAAAAAGAGGGAATTTGCTGATGCAAAGGATTAAGGATGTCAGACACAGACAAAGAAAGCGATAAAATTTTTTACTGTTCGTTTTGTGGGAAGACGCAAAGCGAGGTGGGGACTCTTATCGTTGGAGTTGGGGAGGCCGGGCGCATTTGTGAAAGATGCCTCAATGTGTGCATTGTGGCTTTTCATAAAGAAGGCTGTCTTGATCAACTGCCGGCAATTAAGGAAATTATGAAAGAGCGCGGGCTGACTCATTCCACCAAAAACGAACGTTAAAAGGCGAGCATTAAAACCGCTGAAAACGGTTGACTTTCGGGAGTGAATTTTTTACACTTTAAATTAATTTTTGGGTTTTTTTGAGAATTAAACAAAATGTGGGTTTGAAGACCGAATTAAAAAGATGCTGAGAAATAAAGACCTTATGAAAAACAACAAACAAATCACGACCGCCAAAGAGTACCAAAATCTTTTGAAGGAGATCAAGGGGCTTTTAGAAAAAGGTTTACATGAAGCCTATAAGGTCGTTGATAATCTCAAAGTTCAAACCTATTGGCAGATCGGGGAGAGAATTGCCAGAGAGGAGTTGAAAAATCAGGACAGGGCGGATTATGGAAAATTTTTAATCAACAGCCTCGCTGTTGATTTATCAATACATAAGAGGGATTTATACCGGTGCGTGAAGTTTTATAAAACGTATCCAATTGTGACTACACTGTCGTCACAATTGAGCTGGTGGAATTATATTGAGTTATGTCAGATAGATGATGAAAAGGAACGGACGTTTTACCAAAACAAGGCGATTCAAAATTCCTGGAGTGTTCGAAAACTTCGCGGTGAAATCAGAAATAATTTTTTTGCAAAAACTTCCGCAAAAGAAATAGAACAAACGCTGCAAAGTAAACTGCCGAGCGTTCAAAAGGCGGGGGTGTTTAAAGACGTTTACGATTTTAATTTCATTGATGATGCGGCGACAAAAAAAGAACGGGATTTAGAAGATCAACTGTTGGCGAAAATTGAGCTTTTTTTGAGCGAATTGGGCAATGACATTTCTTTTCTTGGAAGGCAAGTGCCTATAAAAATAGACAATAAAACCCATTTTGTTGACTTGGCGCTATATCACAGGGGGATTCCTTGCGTCATTCTCGTTGATTTAAAAATTCACAAAATCGACAGCGGCGACATCGGGCAAATGAATAAATATGTCAGCTATTACAAATTGAACAGACAGTATAAACATGAGAGAGATACTATCGGGCTTATAATTTGCAAAGATGCCGGCAGAGAGGAAATGCGATATACATTGGATGGCCTGGGACATAAAATTTTTGTGGCAAAGTATAAATCAAAATTGCCAAGCGATGAAAAAATTAAACAGGCAGTGAAAAAATTAATATAACGAAAAAGCAAGAATTGGCCATGAATCGACCAAAAGCTTTCCGTTGACCAAGGTCGGACCAAGACAACAAACTGGAATAACATGAAAAAGTCTAAAAATACGACTCCGAATCATTCTTAAACCACCCATTTCGGGGTCAAAACCGCGCGTTCAAGATACCCATATAACAAGACAAGGCACGCCGGTTGTTTTTGCGATATTGCAGGGACGTAAATTTACCGGATGCCTTCCATAAAATCAGGATTCAAAAAATCCGGATTCGGATACCGGTAAAACCCCTGGCCGCTTTTCACCCCTAACTCTCCTTTTTCCACACGCGCTTGAAGCAACGCCGCATTTTCGCCGGACCGGGGATCCTGGGTGATCCCGGCCCAGTATTCTGTGATTTTATGCACGGTGTCAAGGCCGATGGAATCCATAATGCCAAATGGGCCCATAACGGTTTTCATGATCCCCATCCAGGCCCGGTCAATGTCTTGCACAGACGCCACCTCTTTTGAGGCAAGGGTGAGCGCAGACTGCAGCAGTTGTGAAAGCATGGTGTTAAACACATAACCGCTGTGCTCTTTTTTCAGTTCAATGGGAAATTGATCAATGGCCCGGCAAAAGGAGCGGATATCTTCCAGGGTCTCTTTGGAAGTCCCGGGATGGGGCATGATATCCACCACATTGGCAATCAGAAGGTCATGGAAATGCAGCGCGGCAAACCGGTCCGGCCGGCCTGTGCCCTCGGCGATCATGGAGGGGAGCAGCATGGATGAATTGGTGGTGAAAATGGCGCGCTCCGGACAAATTTCATTGAATCGGGCAAACACCTCCTGTTTAAGCTTTGGATCTTCGGGGATGGATTCCGTGATCAGATCGGCGCGGCGCCCCGCCGCTTGAGGATCAGATGTAAACCGAATGCCTTTCCCCGCGGCCTGGGCCTGTTCCGGGCTGATCCTGTTGTGGTCCGCCAAAACGCCCGTCAGTTTTCCCACTCGTTTTCGCGCTTTTTCAAGGGCCTGTTCAAAAGCGTCATAGATGGTCACATTCAACCCATGCGCCGCGCATTGAGCGCCGATCTGAAGTCCCATTGTCCCGGAACCCAGGACCAGCACATTTTTTATCGCGTTCATTTCATCCTCCTTAAACTCCTCCGCCCATCGGCTGTGATTCGATATCTTTGGAATCGGCTCGTGGGCTTTTTCGGTATGGTGTATTCGACCCGTTTCGCTTCGACCATCCGTTTCATCACATCATTCAGATAGCGGGAGGGTTTCTCTTTACCCATGTTTTTGGCGATATCTGATTTCGACAATGGTTTTTGAAGCGGCATGCGTAAAATTCTCTCAACCATGTTTGATAAACTCGTAAAACAGC
Coding sequences:
- a CDS encoding hypothetical protein (Evidence 5 : Unknown function) — encoded protein: MKKNIICFCLGVAVLWVGCAPQNDHYPKGENETLEVNVMDNDQNFFGGKINAADGYMIELASPIRATLNGVEYTLSINNDPVLSDSILEKGGSLAKNGSGTTAPEFFRVSGAGHTFSPKNNIVITDGFRIHQNGDLSLSQSLSTLFMGDMDLRNGDVIGFDYRLLFDQYPSQKQAGVAIEITDYSKNSGAWAAVGKVGFSAGKAENTSAALDSTGVPYVAYQDAASLADPGDPDSGKATVMKYVGGNWTPVGKAGFSSGSAEGIVLALDHANTPYVAFIRKRTKKGTGQ
- a CDS encoding conserved hypothetical protein (Evidence 4 : Unknown function but conserved in other organisms), with translation MLRNKDLMKNNKQITTAKEYQNLLKEIKGLLEKGLHEAYKVVDNLKVQTYWQIGERIAREELKNQDRADYGKFLINSLAVDLSIHKRDLYRCVKFYKTYPIVTTLSSQLSWWNYIELCQIDDEKERTFYQNKAIQNSWSVRKLRGEIRNNFFAKTSAKEIEQTLQSKLPSVQKAGVFKDVYDFNFIDDAATKKERDLEDQLLAKIELFLSELGNDISFLGRQVPIKIDNKTHFVDLALYHRGIPCVILVDLKIHKIDSGDIGQMNKYVSYYKLNRQYKHERDTIGLIICKDAGREEMRYTLDGLGHKIFVAKYKSKLPSDEKIKQAVKKLI
- a CDS encoding 3-hydroxyacyl-CoA dehydrogenase, yielding MNAIKNVLVLGSGTMGLQIGAQCAAHGLNVTIYDAFEQALEKARKRVGKLTGVLADHNRISPEQAQAAGKGIRFTSDPQAAGRRADLITESIPEDPKLKQEVFARFNEICPERAIFTTNSSMLLPSMIAEGTGRPDRFAALHFHDLLIANVVDIMPHPGTSKETLEDIRSFCRAIDQFPIELKKEHSGYVFNTMLSQLLQSALTLASKEVASVQDIDRAWMGIMKTVMGPFGIMDSIGLDTVHKITEYWAGITQDPRSGENAALLQARVEKGELGVKSGQGFYRYPNPDFLNPDFMEGIR
- a CDS encoding hypothetical protein (Evidence 5 : Unknown function), whose translation is MVERILRMPLQKPLSKSDIAKNMGKEKPSRYLNDVMKRMVEAKRVEYTIPKKPTSRFQRYRITADGRRSLRRMK